From the Hemicordylus capensis ecotype Gifberg chromosome 1, rHemCap1.1.pri, whole genome shotgun sequence genome, the window gttaatatttgtattgtattcTTCCATTAGGAACTTAGCTCCCAAATATAACTTATTCATGTTTACGCCTGTGTAAATAGTGAAAACTGCCAATTTACGGCCCTGAAGTTCTTCATCCAGAGAATGATGCAAACCATTACATTTTGTAATACCTCTTCAACTCACCAGTCACTGTTGTGACTGCCTGCAAAACTGCAACAAAAAGTTGTTCATTGATTTGTAGAAATTTAGATCTTGATACCTGAGAAGATGAAGTTTCATATAATGTATCTAATGATTTTTCTGATATGAATGTTCATTTACTGGAAATATGTCACTTAATAGCAATAATTTTGAGACCTGCTTGTACCAATCTTCCTTGCTAAACTATTTAATTTCTCTATGATGATTTAGCAGCACCGATTTGTCAGATGCCAGTGCTTGTGAAATTGCTAGCATTcatggtatctgcaggtcaggtACCTTGTGAACTATATATGATTTATGCAAGAAAGGATGGTGTAATGTCTACCAAAGAGTTTGACTATGGATAGTCTGGAAAATGTTCCCATGATGGAATTAAAACATGTTGTTAGTAGTTCTTTCAAAGACTGCTTCATTCAAATTTGGCACCAGAAACTCAATAATAGCAGACAGACATGGACAATTATTATGGAGGTATGTTAATGATTAGTTGTGTGGATTCTGGCTAGGGACTGCAAGCCATAAACAGTCATATACAAAATCCACACTCAGGTGATTTTCTCTGTGATCATAtattgggggtgggtggcttAATTCCAAGCTCCTGTGCATTAGCTTTCCTTTTTCAGCATATATGAAAATTAAACAGGCAAGGTAACAAACTTCAAACGTTGGCTGTGTTAAAATCTCATAGTGTTATAAACTTTTCTCACGCTTCCAAATTGCTACTCACATGGTTGCCTGACAAATAGGCACCACCTCCAAGGGACCAGGTCAGTAAACTTgtaaacagaaaggaaattggtATTGAATGGTGACGGTATTACATACAGTATGACTAGAATAAAAATCTGTAGGTGTGTGATTTAGCCAGCTCTTGTACATTATGAAAAGTTGCTAACTATGGCAGAGTTTCTGAGCAGGGTCCCAGATGTTAACAACATGTTTAGGCCATCTTTTTAAACTAGTTGGGTACTTTGGAGAGAACGTAAACTTGATACCAGGAGCAGCATCAAAAACTTTAATGGAACAGTGTTCTGTTGGCAGAATTTCCTTCAGTCCACAGAAGGAGGTTTCACCAATGGAATGCCCCACCACTAAAGGTCTAGATGCTGCCCTTGGTATATGGTTTACAATCCCTCCAGACTTCTCACTTATTCATTGCAGAGTTAACCCACTTATAAAACTGCAGTGGAGGCTAACCTTGGGAGGTTATCCTAGAATCTACTTGGGAAAAGATGCAGAGGGAAGGAGCAGCACTAGGTATATGGTACCTCCTGAGGCAAGGTACAAATGTCACCTCTCCTTGCCCTCAAGCCCcgcctctgaacatggaaacaGAGCATGGGTTGAAGAGGGGAGGCTGCTTGCTGGTAGTCTCTTCTTGTCACACTGGCCACTTTCCAAGGCTTGCAAGGGCTGAGGTGACAAAAAGAGGCTGGCAGCAAGCAGCCTCTTCTCCTTAACTCATGTTCCAAAGCCATCTGTCCATCCTCCCTTCCTTGGGAGCTACAATTACAGCACACCAGGGTGAGGGAGACTGTAATGCAGCAGGAGCAGCTCAGGTGCTGAGGGAACTGAGGAAGTGCTGGCAGCCGTGCTGAAGCCTTTGCAgaaccttgcaaaagctgtgaaTGGGAAGCTCCCAGTTTGGCCATGCAAGACTCTGCAAAGGTGCAATGTAAAGAGGGGGATCTGACCGTTGTAAGTTCTTGGAGGCAAAGTGAGCCCCCACTAACCTGGTGGTTGTGACAGCGAGGGCCATCCCAGTTCCCTATCTTCTTCACTGCATCTCACCCTTTGCCTGTTCAAAAACAGAGGGCGGAGAGGGTGGAGCAACAGGAAGTATGTTTTAATCACTTCCtggcactccttccctgccctctgACTCTTGAGCAGGCAGAGAACAGGGTATGGCAAGGAGGGACGAAGAGTGACAGGCAGCAGAAGCTGATTCACCACAAGAACAAATTATGGGGGGATGGGAGGGGTAATGGGTTGAGGTGGAGTGAAGCAGTCAGAGGCCATTCTACCAATCCACCACTTGAGGTGACCACTCCACTTAGTGGAGTGCCCCAATTGCTGCAGATGTGTGAATAATGCAGAAGCCTTTTGAAGGCAACCAGAAGATGTCACATAATGCTCTCTACACTTAAACCAGTTTAACGTTGCCTTTGGTTGTTGGAGTTATTATGAGCAAAAGGGAACATTACTGATTATATGGTGAAAATGTCTCAGATTTAAAAACGTTTCTGCTGTCAGTGATGCAATTCAAAGGGCAGATAATGAGGTGACAGATCCATATTACTTCCAGCCTTGCCCTTCTTATTTTCTCTTACCTTTATTATGATCTAGTGCATTACAAAAGCAAATggtcctcctcctggcagccttGAAGCTTGAATTGTGGGAAGCTGAAAAACTCCCTTCTCTGACACAGTGTTTTCATAGGGGCTGAAAGCTCTGTGTAATAAACTATCTTGTTTAATAAATTATCTTGAACTGGAATTGGTTGACAGATGGAGTCTGAAGGTTTTCTGCTCACTTGAATATCTTTTTCCATCCTTCATGGAAGGAGTCAAGAACCACTTGCAGGGAGGGGACTTTGACCTTGGTGCTGATCTGGATCCCAACCATAGCAGCTGGAGGGTTTTTTGCCCTGGCAGAGAAGCTCCCCTTAGTGCCCATAGAGCTTTCCTCCCAGGGTAAATAGCATCCACAGGGGAAATCCTACtactacatatatttatatactgtctttcaacaaaattctcaaagcagtttacattgaaaaataaatacataaataagatggtcacctgtcccaaaagggctcacaatctaaaaagaaatatacggtagacaccagcaacagccactggagagatgctgtgctggggttggatagggctaggaacataggaagctgccctatactgagtcagaccatgggtccatctagctcagtattgtctacacagacttgcagcggcttctccaaggatgcagagcggaatctctctcagccctatcttggagaagccagagagggaacttgaaactttctgctcttcccagagcggcttcatcccctgaggggaatatcttacagtgctcacacatcaagtctcccattcatatgtaaccagggcagaccctgcttagctaaggggacatcatgcttgctaccatgagaccaggtCTCCTCAGAGGCCagctcagttgctctccccctgctaaatataagagaatcatcactttaaaaggcgtctctttgctcagctagcaaatTAGTACCTCAACAAGGACCCTAGTTCCAATCAGAAATCCACCCACACCCCATTACTGCTTTGTAGAAAACAAAAGTTGTACATCAGGGCCAATGACTCATTAAACCTAACATGTAGTTTCGCCCTTTGATGCAGTTTTATTAGCTTCAATCCAGTTTAATAGAGTTGTATATTAGAGTATGTGTTTAAGACAGCTTTGCATTTCATACATTTTAAATAGAgccttttaacacatttttatgcaTAGTTTCTAGAGAGTaactaaataaaatgaaataaaaggttATTGCATGAGGGTATAAGTAAATATTGTTACATAAAGCCTATCATGGTATAATACTGAATTTGGTAGCATTGATTAGtaaattttcttttcttcctaGTGCATTACTCAAAACACTTTGCATTGAAATATTGCTGTTGCTTCAGAATATGTAATTACTTTAGGAAGGCAACAGGTAAAGTTCCAGAATCTTAACTCTAATTCATCCTTTGTCTTTGATTCCCCTCTAGCAATGAAGCATGGAGGTTTTCTGGTGGCTTTGCAAAACCTGTCACTTTCATGGAAGTTATCGGCAGAGGATTCAAATGGGGATTTGCAGCCTTTGTGGTAGCAATTGCAATTGAGTATGCATTGTTCCCGCCAAAGAAAGATAATGGGCATCACTGAAGATCAGAATTTCCATTTTGGTTTATCTTCTGAATTATTAATAATTGTATATTCTGGGTTTGCTTGGAAAGAAGCACATTAAAGCTCTTCAAGAAGAATATGTCTGTGTTCTGTCACTTTTCTTGGGAGAGTAGGGGTCCTCAAAAGAGCCTCCAGTCATTAGACCTGATGGCAGAGATGAACTTCTGTTGGACTATTCTTGTCCAAAAGGTTCTCAgttatgtaagaacataagaacagccctactggatgaggcccatctagtccagcatcctgtttcacacagtggcccaccagatgccactggaagcctacaggcaggaattgagggcatgtcctctttcctgctgttactccccagcaactggtgttcagaggcatcctgcatctgagcctggagatggcctatagccttccgactagtagtcattgatagaactctcctgcatgaagttatccaaaccccttttaaagccatccaaactagtagcaaacaacacatcctgtggcagataattccacaattgattatgtgttgtgtgaaaaagtatttcatttttttgacctaaatttcttggcaaccaatttatttattacattattatttatttactacatttttatactgcctttctgccttaaaggtgtccaaagtggtttacaatattaaaagaagcaaataacagattaataacACGTTACCTCAGGCTGTTAGTCTTTTTggaagctgaggacaagagctcgctagcctgggtgcatcctttcttgccttcctctcagggcacactggtctttccgtaCTCCTGGGAAGATGGggaggggatgacccctggtagacctctatcaggtctccccaaagtcttttttttttcctaaactaaaaaaggTGTTCTAGCTttgctcataaggaaggtgctctaggcccctgatcatcttggttgccttcttctgtaccttttccagttctgcaatgtccttttttagatgtggtgaccggaattgtacacagtattccaggtgtggccacaccatcgttttgtataagagcactataatattagcagttttattttcaatccccttcctgatgatccctagcatggaattggcctttttcacagctgtcgcacattgagtcgacactttcaacgagctgtccaccacaatcccaagatccctctcctggtcagtcaccaacagctcagatcccatcagtgtaaatttgaagttggggttctttgtcccaatatgcatcacttcacacttgtcaacattgaacagcatttgccatttttagcctcctcacccagtttgaagagatccttttggagcttctcacaatctattttggatttcactaccctaaatacagtgatccctcgacttacgaactactcgacataagtatttttcgagttacaaacggcagttttagatccggttttagatgcggttttttcgacttacaaatttttagatggggcttcctcgacttacgaattttacatgcggtttccttgacttgcctgcctgtttactgcctgtttattcttgaaaagaaatgttcctgtgcagtttgcaagccttactgggggtctgggtcttttttctaggctccggaacgcattaatccgttcccaatgcattcctatgggaaaccgcttttcgacttacgaacttttcgacttacaaatgtgcattcggaacggattaatttcgtaagtagagggaccactgtagtttggtgtcatctgcaaatttggccaccttgctgcttaccccaacttcttgacCAGACCTAGATCAGAACTTCTAGTTTGAAGTTTGAGAGCAAAGAAGCCCTAGAAGTTAAAAGTTGTGATGCTTCTAACACCCATATCTGAAAGCAGCTCCAATTTCTTGAAAGGACAACTTCTGAATTCAAAACCAAAGGAGGAGAATACAGATAAAATATCTAGAACATCTTCCTTGATATTCAGCACTCATTTCAGCCTGATACCTCCCATGTCCCATGctgctaaaaagaaaaagaaaaaagcccttTTCCATGACGACTCTCCATGTAGCTGCTGCagacttttaaaagatttttaaaaacctttaaactaGAGGGCTAAGGCAGGCATAGCACTCCTGGGTCTAGTGCCGCTAAAAAGCTTTCCCCCATGGTAGCCACGTGACTGCTGTAAAACTTGAAAGGTTTTTGCCTTGTTCTTGTCAGACTTATAGATTTGTGAGCCAGGTAGCATCTTATCAGATGGTGGTCTGCTGCATGGGGTAAAAACCCATTCAAGGACTACAGGAGCTGCATAGACAGCCATTGTGGGAAAGGACTTTTTAGCAGCATGAGACATGGGAAATAAGTCAAAATCGGCCCTGAATATCAATGAAAATGTTCTAGATATCTTCTCTTTGACATCCTCCTCTGATTTTTGAATACATTGCTAAGTATTCAAAtgtcttttgtctttttaaaggaactggtGTTGCTTTCAAATAAAGATGATAGAAGAGCCACAACTTGTCAAACTTCCCTGCTTTTTAGCTTTAAAATTTGCCTACTGTTCACCACTCCTGTTCCTCTATCCTCAGACTTTCAAAAACATGGAGACCATCAAAACTGGGCAAATAATGCCTTGCCTGTTGAAGTACAGTGCAAAGTTATTAAACATCTGAAATACAGACTTGGAAACATAACTTGATTGTGAATATATAAGCCAGCTGCCCTGTGCACTGCTATGCCAGCAACTGCTGCTTCAAGTAGGCGTCACCTATTTGGTGGTGTGCATATAATCCAAATATCAGACTACTTTAGATGTAGTAGTATAAACTCAACTTACTAAAGAAAATATGGACAATATGAGGTGGCTTCTGTTTTTCATTTTGTGCATCTCTTCTGAGATGAAAATGGAGACTGGAATAAATGCCACCTTAAGATGCACATTGTAACATTGACACTCCATGCCTGTTGAAGGTAAGTAGAGAAATGAGAAGTTGCCAGTGGCCACACACTGAGCTTCACAGTTAAGCTGGGATTTGAATATGGGTTTCCCACAAGCAGACCCAGGAAACAAGTGTTATCCTGAAATTGTAGCTGTACTTCTGTAATTAAATGCT encodes:
- the NDUFB3 gene encoding NADH dehydrogenase [ubiquinone] 1 beta subcomplex subunit 3 isoform X2; translation: MGHGHEQGHGKMELPDYKQWKIEGTPLQDIQERLARRGLRDPWLRNEAWRFSGGFAKPVTFMEVIGRGFKWGFAAFVVAIAIEYALFPPKKDNGHH
- the NDUFB3 gene encoding NADH dehydrogenase [ubiquinone] 1 beta subcomplex subunit 3 isoform X1 yields the protein MNDESMGHGHEQGHGKMELPDYKQWKIEGTPLQDIQERLARRGLRDPWLRNEAWRFSGGFAKPVTFMEVIGRGFKWGFAAFVVAIAIEYALFPPKKDNGHH